A genomic stretch from Mycobacterium malmoense includes:
- a CDS encoding polyketide synthase codes for MSDNHFDAHTDPVVVVGMAVEAPGGVDTADGYWELLSQQREGLAPFPTDRGWSIRELLIGSSRHDGFKLIHDSGGFLTGATTFDPAFFGISPREAIAMDPQQRVALRVAWRALENSGINPDDLAGHDVGCYVGASATGYGPEMAEFTQLSGHLITGTALGVISGRIAYTLGLAGPALTIDASCASALAAFHVAVQSVRAGDCDLALTGGVCVMGSPGFFVEFSKQHALSDDGHCRPFTAHATGTVWAEGAAIFVLQRESAARRDGRRILAEVRASAVNQDGRTAGLTAPSGAAQTRLFRRAIAQADIRPEQVGMVEGHGTGTRLGDTTELRSLSETYGATEPGNGALIGSVKSNVGHAQAAAGALGLAKVLVSAEHGTVPPTLHAAEASREIDWESQGLRLAQTLTPWPAKDGQRIAAASAFGMSGTNAHVIVAIPEVPAQLGAGAA; via the coding sequence ATGTCTGACAACCACTTCGACGCTCACACCGACCCCGTCGTCGTGGTCGGCATGGCGGTCGAGGCGCCGGGGGGCGTCGACACCGCCGACGGGTACTGGGAGCTGTTGTCACAGCAACGGGAGGGGCTGGCCCCGTTTCCCACCGACCGGGGCTGGTCGATCCGCGAGCTGCTGATCGGGTCTTCCCGTCACGACGGCTTCAAACTGATCCATGATTCCGGCGGATTCCTCACCGGGGCAACGACGTTCGATCCCGCGTTTTTCGGCATCTCACCGCGCGAGGCCATCGCGATGGATCCCCAGCAACGGGTCGCGCTGCGGGTGGCGTGGCGCGCGCTGGAAAACAGCGGCATCAACCCCGACGACCTCGCCGGACACGATGTCGGTTGCTATGTGGGGGCCTCGGCCACCGGCTACGGCCCGGAGATGGCCGAGTTCACCCAGCTCAGCGGCCATTTGATCACCGGGACGGCGCTCGGTGTGATCTCCGGCCGGATCGCCTACACGCTGGGGCTCGCCGGTCCCGCGCTGACCATCGACGCCTCCTGCGCGTCCGCGCTGGCGGCGTTTCATGTGGCGGTGCAGTCGGTTCGGGCCGGCGACTGCGACCTCGCCCTGACCGGCGGTGTCTGCGTGATGGGATCGCCGGGTTTCTTCGTGGAGTTCTCCAAACAGCACGCGCTGTCCGACGACGGCCACTGCCGGCCCTTCACCGCACACGCCACCGGAACAGTGTGGGCGGAGGGCGCGGCAATCTTTGTGCTGCAACGCGAATCGGCCGCGCGCCGCGATGGCCGGCGGATTCTCGCCGAGGTCCGCGCCAGCGCCGTCAACCAGGACGGCCGAACCGCCGGCCTGACCGCCCCCAGCGGCGCGGCGCAGACTCGCCTGTTTCGGCGCGCCATCGCCCAGGCGGACATTCGGCCCGAGCAGGTCGGGATGGTCGAGGGGCACGGCACCGGGACCCGGCTCGGTGACACCACCGAATTGCGTTCGCTGTCAGAGACTTACGGTGCCACCGAGCCCGGCAATGGCGCGTTGATCGGGTCGGTGAAGTCCAACGTGGGACACGCGCAGGCCGCTGCCGGGGCGCTCGGGCTGGCCAAGGTTCTGGTCTCGGCCGAACATGGCACGGTCCCGCCCACCTTGCACGCCGCCGAGGCCAGCCGTGAAATCGACTGGGAAAGCCAGGGATTGCGATTGGCCCAAACCCTGACGCCCTGGCCCGCGAAGGACGGGCAGCGGATCGCCGCGGCGTCCGCGTTCGGCATGAGTGGTACCAATGCGCACGTGATCGTTGCCATCCCGGAGGTGCCCGCTCAGCTGGGGGCGGGTGCTGCCTGA
- the mbtD gene encoding mycobactin polyketide synthase MbtD: protein MPAHPLPDGRTPVLLSAHEEDLIGQDAAAIADYLRRHPGASLASVAATVLRTRRVRRHRAVVRAADTAELAAGLAALADGDEHPLVARSCETAAPRTAFVFPGQGNQWPLMGADAYRELCAYRAEADRCARAFAAAGLPSPLEYLVTGPEREWSQLDIQAAQFTHAVGLAQVWRSCGVLPDIAVGHSLGEVAAAYVAGSIGLADAVAVVAARAAVVERLAGSHGMAVLGVGIDEAERLVTETTGWLEVSVVNSPSSTVVSGDRDAVAAVVKRAEREGLFVREIDVAFPAHTSALQPLAGTLAELLPASEFFDTPIEFIGSAHGDAVLPGTDFTGYWYDNLRNTVRFDRAAAAAAQRGVGAFVEMSAHPSLVYALTDQLGEALVVGSGRRDEPVADQLSANIVAAAVANPGYRWADVVGTVGGPTLPGFPNAPMHAMHLWATAEPLSEERPGATLTIAVEEWEPRDAASNGTRCDIAIIAPTEAVAESDSLVRRLTEAAAAHRDCRLVAPENAEIVVIIAPALPHRDMAAAAKEIANRPVLDYVKSVGPRCRRAWLITAGGESVDSAERLPAQAALAATHRSVGFEFPDCTFAHLDLPAWDVGAAGALACIDALVDERDTEVALRGSASGLRRYVRTLRERVRLPPPRRLDDGALDDVVITGGSGGVGMRYARHCVQRGARRLILLSRRGIDRGVLDELTAGRDVEVHAPACDITDPETLSAVAAEYAGDGASLLIHAAGAARFAPHGRLTGADLAAMFGPKVIGLARMVDAWPMRRGSQILLCSSVSGVWGGHGHAGYAAANRMLDVLAGRLRADGLDCTSVRWGLWPGGGIVDGDEITRVERSGLVAMDADAAVGAGMRRYADDPLIFAADVDRMRVFFESQGAATPFGAQADGEAAVDETPSEATIAEMVRTELAAALRLAGPESVDLGAALTDLGVDSLLALDLRKRLRRGIGRSVPLARLLGGITGFELIDALRPEQSAGAPEAPADRPLERLEPTRD, encoded by the coding sequence ATGCCGGCTCATCCGCTGCCCGACGGTCGCACCCCGGTGCTGCTCAGCGCCCACGAGGAAGACCTGATCGGCCAGGACGCCGCCGCGATCGCCGACTATCTCCGGCGCCACCCCGGCGCCTCGCTGGCGTCAGTCGCCGCGACGGTGTTGCGGACCCGCCGGGTGCGCCGCCACCGTGCGGTGGTGCGCGCCGCCGACACCGCCGAACTGGCGGCGGGCCTTGCCGCGCTGGCCGACGGCGACGAGCATCCGCTGGTGGCCCGCTCGTGCGAAACGGCCGCGCCGCGAACCGCCTTCGTGTTTCCCGGCCAGGGCAACCAGTGGCCGCTCATGGGCGCCGACGCCTATCGGGAACTCTGCGCGTATCGAGCCGAGGCCGACCGATGCGCGCGGGCGTTCGCCGCGGCCGGGCTTCCGTCGCCGCTGGAATACCTGGTCACCGGCCCGGAGCGGGAATGGTCGCAGCTCGACATCCAAGCCGCGCAGTTCACCCACGCCGTCGGCCTGGCACAGGTATGGCGATCCTGCGGCGTCCTTCCGGACATCGCCGTGGGACACAGCCTCGGCGAGGTGGCGGCGGCGTACGTGGCGGGCAGCATCGGGCTGGCCGACGCGGTCGCGGTGGTCGCGGCGCGGGCCGCGGTGGTCGAACGGTTGGCGGGGTCCCACGGCATGGCGGTGCTGGGCGTCGGCATCGACGAAGCCGAGCGTCTGGTCACCGAAACAACCGGCTGGCTTGAGGTTTCGGTGGTCAACTCCCCGTCGTCGACCGTGGTTTCCGGTGACCGGGATGCCGTGGCCGCCGTCGTGAAGCGCGCCGAGCGGGAGGGTCTGTTCGTCCGGGAGATCGACGTCGCATTCCCCGCGCACACCAGCGCGCTGCAGCCCTTGGCCGGCACGCTGGCCGAGCTGCTGCCCGCATCGGAATTCTTCGATACGCCAATCGAATTCATCGGTTCGGCGCACGGGGACGCCGTGCTTCCCGGCACCGACTTCACCGGCTACTGGTACGACAACCTGCGCAACACCGTGCGATTCGATCGCGCGGCGGCCGCCGCGGCCCAGCGTGGTGTCGGTGCGTTCGTCGAGATGTCGGCACACCCCTCGCTCGTGTACGCGCTCACCGACCAGCTGGGCGAGGCGCTGGTCGTCGGCTCCGGACGGCGCGACGAGCCCGTCGCCGACCAGCTTTCGGCCAACATCGTCGCCGCGGCGGTAGCCAACCCCGGCTACCGGTGGGCCGACGTGGTGGGGACCGTTGGCGGACCCACGCTACCCGGGTTTCCCAATGCGCCGATGCACGCCATGCACCTGTGGGCGACGGCGGAACCCCTAAGCGAGGAACGCCCGGGCGCGACCCTCACCATCGCGGTCGAGGAATGGGAGCCGCGCGACGCCGCGTCAAACGGGACCCGGTGTGACATCGCAATTATCGCGCCCACCGAGGCTGTTGCCGAATCGGATTCGCTGGTGCGGCGGCTCACAGAAGCGGCCGCAGCCCATCGGGATTGCCGGCTGGTCGCGCCCGAAAACGCCGAGATTGTCGTGATCATCGCGCCGGCCCTGCCGCATCGCGACATGGCCGCCGCCGCCAAAGAAATCGCGAATCGTCCTGTGCTGGACTACGTAAAGTCCGTCGGACCGCGCTGCCGCCGGGCCTGGCTGATCACCGCCGGCGGCGAGTCCGTGGATTCCGCCGAACGGCTGCCCGCGCAGGCCGCGCTAGCGGCGACGCACCGCAGCGTCGGATTCGAGTTTCCCGACTGCACGTTCGCCCACCTCGATCTGCCCGCGTGGGATGTCGGCGCCGCCGGCGCGCTCGCCTGCATCGACGCGCTCGTGGACGAACGCGACACCGAGGTCGCGTTGCGCGGCAGCGCTTCCGGGTTGCGCCGCTACGTCAGGACGCTGCGTGAGCGGGTTCGGCTGCCACCCCCTCGGCGGCTGGATGACGGCGCGCTGGACGATGTGGTGATCACCGGCGGCAGCGGCGGAGTCGGCATGCGATATGCCCGGCACTGCGTCCAGCGGGGCGCCCGCAGGTTAATCCTGTTGAGCCGCAGGGGCATCGACCGCGGCGTCCTGGACGAACTCACGGCCGGCCGGGACGTCGAGGTGCACGCCCCGGCCTGCGACATCACCGACCCGGAGACGCTGTCGGCGGTAGCGGCCGAATATGCCGGCGACGGTGCGTCATTGCTGATCCATGCCGCCGGAGCGGCCAGGTTCGCCCCGCATGGGCGGCTCACCGGCGCGGACCTGGCGGCGATGTTCGGGCCCAAAGTGATTGGGTTGGCGCGGATGGTGGACGCCTGGCCGATGCGGCGGGGTTCGCAGATCCTGCTGTGCTCGTCGGTGTCCGGAGTGTGGGGCGGCCACGGGCACGCCGGATACGCGGCAGCCAACCGGATGCTCGACGTGCTCGCCGGCCGGTTGCGGGCCGACGGGCTCGACTGCACATCGGTGCGCTGGGGGTTGTGGCCGGGCGGCGGGATCGTCGACGGCGACGAGATCACCCGGGTCGAACGGTCCGGATTGGTCGCGATGGATGCCGACGCGGCCGTCGGCGCCGGCATGCGCCGCTACGCCGATGACCCGCTGATCTTCGCCGCCGACGTCGACCGGATGCGGGTCTTCTTCGAAAGCCAGGGCGCCGCAACGCCGTTCGGTGCCCAAGCAGACGGTGAGGCCGCGGTCGATGAAACACCAAGCGAGGCAACGATCGCCGAGATGGTGCGCACCGAGCTGGCCGCCGCACTGCGGCTCGCCGGCCCCGAGTCGGTGGACCTCGGCGCGGCGCTGACCGACCTCGGTGTAGATTCGCTGCTCGCGCTGGACCTCCGCAAGCGGCTACGACGCGGCATCGGCCGCTCGGTTCCGCTGGCCAGATTGCTCGGTGGCATCACCGGCTTTGAACTGATCGACGCACTGCGGCCGGAACAATCCGCCGGGGCGCCCGAGGCGCCCGCGGACAGGCCGCTGGAAAGGTTGGAACCCACGCGTGACTGA
- a CDS encoding non-ribosomal peptide synthetase: MTDTTGLDGQRLELLRRKIAERGLARPSAPAAAASGLPQMSDGQRRMWFVQSADPDSALLNICVSYRVTGSVDVARLRRAVDAVAVRHSALRTTYQVDGDGDPQLIVRDELRPGWAEHDLSGLTEQARRLRLEVLAQREFGRPFDLANDSPLRITVARLGAGELMLLLVAHHIAWDDGSWAPFFTDLTRAYTDPDTVAATRASVPAGPDGAASLEEDLAYWRSLVTDLPEPLELPGPNGSAVPSTWRSQRATVRLSADTVDRAAALARKTGATPYMVLMAAFGALVHRYTHATDFLVAAPVLNRGAGTDDAIGYYGNTVVMRMRPRPRQTFRELVAETRDSAVGAFAHSRADLEWLVREVNPDRRHGAERMTRVSFGLREPDGGGFCPPGVGCARAELRGHVSQLPLSLTAELSGKRGGALVEAEYLVEVLDRPLVEQLLEHYTVLLDSALDNPDTALSACALMSDADAAWLRRVSAGETFVMPAATLPALVGKRVALSPDAAAVVYEGRRYSYREINEEANRLAHWLIERGIGTEDRVAVLLDKSPELVITALGILKAGAVYLPIDPTYPDDRLAFILGDADTKLVLREPVTGLARYPATDPSPEDLMRPLRPDNTAYLIYTSGSTGLPKGVPVSHAPVAEYFVWFGDEYRVDETDRLLQVASPSFDVSIGEIFGTLICGARLVIPRPDGLRDIGYLTDLLRREGITSMHFVPSLLGLFLSLPGVNQWRTLRRVPIGGEALPGEIADKFHATFDALLYNFYGPTETVVNATSYPVQGTQGTRVVPIGRPKINTQVHLLDDALQPVPVGVIGEIYIGGTHVARGYHRRPGLTAERFVADPFNPGGRLYRSGDLARRNADGDIEFVGRADEQVKIRGFRIELGEVAAAISVDPSVGQAVVVATDLPRLGRSLVGYVTPAGSDTVDVERIRARVAAALPEYMTPAVYVVLDEIPITAHGKIDRAALPQPQIAARTEYRDPTTASERQIAALFSALLGHERVGVDDSFFDLGGHSLVATKLVTAIRSDCGVELGIRDVFELATVGRLAERVDQLRRGDRAPSRPKVIATAHDEPAPLSASQLRSWFAFRIEGPSPANNIPFAARLTGPWDVEALIAAVGDVVARHEILRTTYVEIDGVPYQMVNPAAELPVRRAAGDGDAWLKGQLDAERRHRFELDREWPIRVAVLETGDEQVLSLVVHHIAADHWSAGVLFADVLTAYRARRAGEVPSWAPLRVQYADYAAWQRAFLGTPSGTETGTESSVAAVQRQYWTRQLAGLPEDTGLRPDFPRPPVPSGDGDSVEFRIDSPTRAKLAELSRELGITEFMLLQAAVAVVLHKAGGGADIPLGTPVAGRTEPELDQLVGFFVNILVLRNDLSGNPTLREVLSRAREMALAAYAHQDLPFDRVVEAVSPVRSLARNPLFQVVVHVRDQLPAARVVDSAADGSAPDTVCTALEPTFDLAQADLSVNFFGTGGSQDTGYRGSIVFRTELYRRTTIERFAGWLARVIDEFANNADRALRDVQLIDGGEQRRILDDWSRGDEPQPGRPRTIPELLEPSRRWGPDRIAVRCGREQIDYPALHRRSDNLAALLAEHGVGPGSLVGLSTLRGIDLVVALVAIMKAGAGYFPIDPGYPSARKRFMLDDVGPRVVVVTAEAAANMPKHPGVTLISLDDPAVRAAMDDTVSPGRRLPSPHPDDPMYLVFTSGSTGVPKGVVGTHRAMATRLDWQLLRYPVAGCDIRDIRLAQASMTFLEGSMETLAGLVAGATMILADDAEHRDPEALAALVQRHSVAQVTAVASLVSALIGSPDGLAAVRSLTRLVCSGEPVSAALLERLAATCGGPDGPELLNNFGATETSGGLVRGPLTPPVPLLGKPTVDSQVYLLDEGLRPVPVGVIGELYYAGGQLARGYWKRPGLTASRFVANPYAGEPGARFYRSGDRARWAEDGRLEFVGRADHQVKVRGFRVELGEVEAALAAAEGVAAAAARTWEAQGGTTLAGYVVPQHPITDEADKSAFARAVRAAVASTLPGYMMPSSLTVLDALPKTESGKLNRPGLPRPAASTSGQTEPPRTATERALATVFAELLGTTEVGRLDDFFALGGDSILSVQLAARARAAGLPVNPRMVFENPTVRQLAAALDSLGDEEKQTEQTDASFEPMSTSGLSATELAAVTRLWSTSRDETP, encoded by the coding sequence GTGACTGATACCACGGGACTCGACGGACAGCGCCTGGAGCTGCTGCGCCGCAAGATCGCCGAACGCGGCCTCGCCCGGCCGTCCGCGCCGGCGGCCGCGGCGTCGGGGCTTCCGCAAATGTCCGACGGCCAACGCCGGATGTGGTTCGTGCAGTCGGCCGATCCGGACAGCGCGCTACTCAACATCTGTGTCTCCTACCGCGTCACCGGCAGCGTGGATGTGGCACGGTTGCGCCGAGCCGTCGATGCCGTCGCCGTTCGCCACTCCGCACTGCGCACGACCTACCAGGTCGACGGCGACGGCGACCCGCAACTGATCGTTCGCGACGAGCTGCGCCCCGGCTGGGCGGAACACGACCTGTCCGGCCTGACCGAACAGGCCCGGCGGCTGCGGCTAGAAGTGCTGGCGCAGCGGGAATTTGGGCGGCCGTTCGACCTGGCCAACGACTCGCCGCTGCGGATCACCGTGGCCCGGTTGGGCGCCGGGGAGCTGATGCTGCTGCTCGTCGCCCATCACATCGCCTGGGACGACGGTTCCTGGGCGCCATTCTTCACCGACTTGACCCGCGCCTACACCGACCCGGACACCGTGGCCGCCACGCGGGCATCGGTGCCCGCCGGGCCCGACGGGGCGGCAAGCCTCGAGGAAGACCTGGCGTACTGGAGGTCCCTTGTCACGGACCTGCCCGAGCCGCTTGAGCTTCCAGGCCCCAATGGTTCGGCGGTGCCAAGCACCTGGCGCTCACAGCGCGCGACGGTGCGGTTGTCGGCGGACACCGTCGACCGCGCGGCCGCGCTGGCCCGCAAGACCGGTGCCACCCCGTACATGGTGTTGATGGCCGCGTTCGGCGCCCTGGTGCACCGGTACACCCACGCCACCGACTTCCTGGTCGCCGCGCCGGTACTGAACCGCGGCGCCGGAACCGACGACGCGATCGGTTACTACGGCAACACCGTGGTGATGCGGATGCGGCCGCGGCCGCGGCAGACGTTCCGCGAGCTGGTCGCCGAGACCCGCGATAGCGCGGTGGGTGCTTTCGCGCACTCGCGCGCCGACCTGGAATGGCTTGTGCGCGAGGTCAATCCGGATCGCCGGCATGGCGCCGAGCGAATGACGCGGGTCAGCTTCGGATTACGCGAGCCCGACGGCGGCGGCTTCTGCCCTCCCGGGGTGGGCTGCGCGCGCGCCGAGTTGCGCGGCCACGTCAGCCAGCTGCCGCTGAGTCTCACGGCTGAGCTGTCCGGCAAGCGGGGTGGCGCACTGGTCGAGGCCGAGTACCTGGTCGAGGTCCTGGACCGGCCCCTGGTGGAGCAGCTGCTCGAGCACTACACGGTGCTGTTGGACAGCGCGCTGGACAACCCGGACACCGCGCTGTCGGCATGTGCGCTGATGAGCGACGCCGACGCCGCGTGGCTGCGCCGGGTTTCGGCCGGCGAGACCTTCGTGATGCCGGCGGCCACGCTGCCCGCGCTGGTCGGTAAGCGCGTGGCGCTGTCTCCGGATGCCGCCGCCGTGGTCTACGAGGGCCGCCGGTACAGCTACCGCGAGATCAACGAAGAAGCAAATCGGCTGGCGCACTGGCTGATCGAGCGAGGAATCGGCACCGAGGACCGGGTCGCGGTGCTGCTGGACAAGTCGCCCGAACTGGTCATCACCGCGCTGGGCATCCTCAAGGCCGGGGCGGTCTACCTGCCGATCGACCCCACCTACCCCGACGATCGGCTAGCCTTCATCCTGGGCGACGCGGACACGAAACTCGTGCTGCGCGAGCCGGTTACCGGGTTGGCCCGGTACCCGGCCACCGACCCGTCGCCCGAGGACTTGATGCGGCCGCTGCGCCCGGACAACACCGCCTACCTGATCTACACCTCGGGCTCGACCGGGCTGCCCAAGGGCGTTCCGGTTTCGCACGCACCGGTCGCCGAGTACTTCGTCTGGTTCGGCGACGAGTACCGGGTCGACGAAACCGACCGGCTGCTGCAGGTGGCGTCGCCGAGCTTCGACGTGTCCATCGGCGAGATTTTCGGCACCTTGATTTGCGGTGCCCGGCTGGTGATTCCGAGGCCGGACGGGCTGCGCGACATCGGCTACCTGACCGATCTGTTGCGGCGCGAGGGCATCACCTCGATGCACTTCGTGCCGTCGCTGCTCGGGCTGTTCCTGTCGCTGCCCGGTGTCAACCAGTGGCGCACCCTGCGTCGGGTGCCCATCGGCGGGGAGGCGTTGCCGGGCGAGATCGCCGACAAGTTTCACGCCACCTTCGACGCGCTGCTGTACAACTTCTACGGCCCCACCGAGACCGTGGTCAACGCCACCAGCTATCCGGTGCAGGGCACCCAGGGCACCCGGGTGGTGCCGATCGGCCGGCCCAAGATCAACACGCAGGTGCACCTGCTCGACGACGCGTTACAACCGGTCCCCGTGGGGGTGATCGGCGAAATCTACATCGGGGGAACGCACGTCGCGCGCGGTTACCATCGCCGGCCGGGGCTGACCGCCGAGCGGTTCGTCGCCGACCCGTTCAACCCGGGCGGACGGTTGTACCGGTCCGGCGATCTGGCGCGGCGCAACGCCGACGGGGACATCGAATTCGTCGGCCGCGCAGACGAACAGGTCAAGATCCGCGGCTTCCGCATCGAGCTGGGCGAGGTCGCCGCCGCCATCTCGGTCGATCCCAGCGTCGGGCAGGCCGTCGTGGTCGCCACGGACCTGCCGCGGCTGGGCAGGAGCCTGGTGGGCTACGTGACTCCGGCCGGCTCCGACACGGTCGACGTCGAGCGCATTCGGGCCCGGGTGGCCGCGGCGCTGCCCGAGTACATGACCCCGGCCGTCTACGTGGTGCTCGACGAGATTCCGATCACCGCGCACGGCAAGATCGACCGCGCTGCATTGCCGCAGCCGCAGATCGCGGCCCGCACCGAATACCGCGACCCCACGACGGCGTCGGAGCGTCAGATCGCCGCGCTGTTCTCGGCGCTGCTCGGCCACGAGCGGGTGGGCGTGGACGACTCCTTCTTCGACCTCGGCGGGCACTCGCTGGTGGCCACCAAGCTGGTCACCGCGATCCGCTCCGACTGCGGCGTCGAACTCGGCATCCGCGACGTTTTCGAGCTGGCCACGGTCGGCCGGCTGGCCGAGCGGGTCGACCAGTTGCGCCGCGGAGACCGCGCGCCGTCGCGGCCCAAAGTCATCGCGACCGCCCACGACGAGCCGGCGCCGCTGTCGGCCTCGCAGCTGCGAAGCTGGTTTGCCTTCCGGATCGAGGGGCCCAGCCCGGCGAACAACATTCCGTTCGCCGCGCGGCTCACCGGACCGTGGGACGTCGAGGCGCTGATCGCCGCCGTCGGCGACGTCGTCGCCCGACACGAAATCCTGCGCACCACCTACGTCGAAATCGACGGCGTCCCTTACCAGATGGTCAATCCGGCCGCCGAGCTCCCGGTGCGCCGGGCCGCCGGTGACGGCGACGCCTGGCTGAAGGGGCAGCTCGACGCCGAGCGTCGGCACCGCTTCGAGTTGGACCGCGAGTGGCCGATTCGGGTCGCCGTGCTGGAGACCGGCGACGAGCAGGTGCTGTCGCTGGTCGTGCACCACATCGCCGCCGACCACTGGTCCGCCGGAGTGCTGTTCGCCGACGTGTTGACGGCCTACCGTGCCCGACGGGCTGGCGAGGTCCCGTCGTGGGCGCCGCTTCGTGTGCAGTACGCCGACTACGCGGCCTGGCAGCGCGCGTTTCTGGGAACGCCCTCCGGCACGGAGACGGGCACGGAGTCATCGGTTGCCGCGGTGCAGCGGCAGTATTGGACCCGCCAGCTGGCCGGGCTGCCCGAGGACACCGGGCTGCGCCCCGACTTCCCGCGGCCGCCGGTCCCCAGCGGCGACGGCGATTCCGTCGAGTTTCGCATCGACTCGCCGACCCGCGCCAAGCTCGCCGAGCTGAGCCGCGAGCTGGGCATCACCGAGTTCATGCTGTTGCAGGCCGCCGTCGCGGTGGTGCTGCACAAGGCCGGCGGCGGTGCCGACATCCCGCTGGGTACGCCGGTCGCGGGGCGCACCGAACCCGAATTGGACCAATTGGTCGGCTTTTTCGTCAACATCCTGGTGCTGCGCAACGACTTGAGCGGCAACCCGACCCTGCGTGAGGTGCTGAGTCGGGCCCGGGAGATGGCGCTGGCCGCCTACGCCCACCAGGACCTGCCGTTCGACCGGGTGGTCGAGGCCGTCAGCCCGGTGCGCTCGCTGGCCCGCAACCCGCTGTTCCAGGTCGTGGTGCACGTCCGCGATCAGTTGCCCGCCGCGCGGGTGGTCGATTCGGCCGCGGACGGTTCGGCACCGGACACGGTGTGCACCGCGCTGGAACCCACCTTTGACCTGGCGCAGGCCGACCTGAGCGTCAACTTCTTCGGCACCGGCGGCTCCCAGGACACCGGTTACCGCGGCAGCATCGTGTTTCGCACCGAGCTGTACCGCAGGACCACCATCGAGCGGTTCGCCGGCTGGCTGGCCCGGGTGATAGACGAGTTCGCCAATAATGCTGATCGGGCCTTGCGGGACGTCCAGTTGATCGACGGGGGCGAGCAACGGCGCATCCTGGACGACTGGAGCCGCGGCGACGAACCGCAGCCCGGGCGTCCGCGCACCATTCCCGAACTGCTGGAGCCCAGCCGGCGGTGGGGACCGGACCGGATCGCGGTGCGCTGCGGCCGCGAGCAGATCGATTACCCTGCGCTGCACCGGCGTTCGGACAACCTGGCCGCGTTGCTCGCCGAACACGGCGTGGGGCCCGGATCGCTGGTCGGGCTGTCGACGCTGCGCGGCATCGACCTGGTGGTCGCGCTGGTGGCCATCATGAAGGCCGGCGCCGGATACTTCCCGATCGACCCCGGTTACCCGTCGGCGCGCAAGCGGTTCATGCTCGACGACGTCGGGCCGCGGGTCGTGGTGGTGACGGCGGAGGCCGCCGCGAACATGCCTAAACACCCTGGCGTTACGTTGATTTCGCTGGACGACCCGGCGGTGCGGGCCGCGATGGACGACACCGTCTCGCCTGGGCGCCGGTTACCGTCACCGCATCCCGACGACCCGATGTACCTGGTGTTCACGTCCGGGTCCACCGGTGTGCCCAAGGGGGTGGTGGGCACCCATCGGGCGATGGCCACCCGGCTCGATTGGCAGCTGCTGCGCTACCCGGTGGCGGGCTGTGATATCCGAGACATCCGCCTCGCGCAGGCGTCCATGACGTTCCTCGAGGGCAGCATGGAAACGTTGGCGGGCCTGGTCGCCGGTGCCACGATGATCCTGGCCGACGATGCCGAGCACCGCGACCCCGAAGCGCTGGCGGCGCTGGTGCAACGCCATTCGGTGGCCCAGGTGACCGCGGTGGCCAGCCTGGTTTCGGCGCTGATCGGTTCGCCGGATGGGTTGGCCGCGGTGCGCTCGCTGACCCGGCTGGTCTGCAGCGGGGAGCCGGTCAGCGCCGCATTGCTGGAGCGGTTGGCGGCCACCTGCGGCGGGCCCGATGGCCCCGAGCTGCTGAACAACTTCGGCGCCACCGAGACCTCCGGCGGGCTGGTCCGCGGGCCGCTGACGCCGCCGGTTCCGTTGCTGGGCAAACCGACGGTCGATTCGCAGGTGTATCTGCTCGACGAGGGACTGCGCCCGGTGCCCGTCGGGGTGATCGGCGAGTTATATTACGCCGGTGGCCAACTGGCCCGCGGCTACTGGAAGCGACCCGGCCTGACGGCGTCGCGGTTTGTCGCCAACCCCTATGCCGGCGAACCCGGCGCGCGGTTCTACCGCAGCGGCGACCGCGCCCGGTGGGCCGAGGACGGGCGGCTGGAGTTCGTCGGCCGCGCCGACCATCAGGTCAAGGTGCGCGGATTCCGCGTCGAGCTGGGCGAGGTCGAGGCCGCGCTGGCGGCCGCCGAGGGCGTCGCCGCGGCGGCGGCCCGGACCTGGGAGGCGCAGGGCGGCACGACGCTGGCCGGATACGTTGTGCCGCAACACCCGATCACCGACGAAGCCGACAAGTCCGCGTTCGCCCGCGCGGTGCGCGCCGCGGTCGCCTCGACGCTGCCCGGCTACATGATGCCGTCCTCGCTGACCGTGCTGGACGCGCTTCCCAAGACCGAGTCGGGCAAGCTGAACCGGCCCGGGCTGCCGCGGCCGGCGGCCAGCACCAGCGGCCAGACCGAACCGCCGCGGACCGCGACGGAACGCGCGTTGGCCACGGTGTTCGCCGAGCTGTTGGGCACCACCGAGGTCGGGCGCCTCGACGACTTCTTCGCACTCGGCGGTGACAGCATCCTATCGGTGCAGCTGGCCGCGCGGGCGCGGGCGGCCGGCCTGCCCGTCAACCCGCGCATGGTGTTCGAGAACCCCACCGTGCGGCAGCTGGCCGCCGCGCTGGACTCGCTGGGCGACGAAGAGAAGCAAACCGAGCAGACCGACGCCAGCTTCGAGCCGATGAGCACCTCCGGGCTGTCGGCGACGGAGCTGGCCGCCGTGACGCGGCTTTGGTCGACCTCACGGGACGAAACGCCATGA